The Pungitius pungitius chromosome 8, fPunPun2.1, whole genome shotgun sequence genome has a window encoding:
- the LOC119194104 gene encoding probable transmembrane reductase CYB561D1 gives MPSDVEYSSVGEGLGMRDYWLYVWLRRAAVTAAHVAGLGLTLIISLLSRPGTSLFSWHPLCMSVAYCLCLTEGILIFSTEGFPFCLKSRKCKVRLHWFCQALVLIAAATGLGFMLASKSVSELPHLVSWHSWLGISTLAATVLQAACGICLIFPKLLRLSSSPLRLKLKLYHATCGLVVYLLSTVTVVAAMFSDWFQATVKGVAWWGFLFLALFPALVVMNQITNAYLPRKKITS, from the exons ATGCCGTCTGACGTGGAGTACAGCTCGGTGGGAGAAGGTCTGGGGATGAGGGACTACTGGCTCTACGTGTGGCTCCGGAGGGCGGCGGTGACCGCGGCTCATGTCGCCGGGCTGGGCCTGACCCTCATCATCTCCCTGCTGTCCAGACCGGGGACCA GTCTGTTTTCTTGGCATCCATTGTGCATGTCTGTGGCA TACTGCCTGTGTTTGACAGAAGGCATCCTCATCTTCTCGACGGAAGGATTCCCCTTTTGTTTAAAATCTCGGAAGTGTAAAGTCCGTCTCCACTGGTTCTGTCAGGCCCTGGTCCTGATTGCTGCAGCCACTGGCCTGGGCTTCATGTTGGCCAGCAAGAGCGTGTCAGAGCTTCCCCACCTGGTCAGCTGGCACAGTTGGTTGGGCATCAGCACTTTGGCTGCAACCGTTCTCCAAGCCGCTTGCGGTATCTGCTTGATCTTCCCTAAACTCCTGcgtctgtcctcctctcccctgaGGCTGAAGTTGAAGTTGTACCATGCAACTTGTGGCCTGGTGGTCTACCTGTTATCCACAGTGACGGTGGTGGCGGCCATGTTCTCAGACTGGTTCCAGGCCACGGTGAAAGGGGTGGCCTGGTGGGGCTTCCTCTTTCTGGCCCTTTTCCCCGCTCTGGTGGTGATGAACCAGATCACGAATGCCTACCTGCCCCGCAAGAAGATCACGAGCTAG